The Huiozyma naganishii CBS 8797 chromosome 3, complete genome genome contains a region encoding:
- the NNK1 gene encoding protein kinase NNK1 (similar to Saccharomyces cerevisiae YKL171W; ancestral locus Anc_1.178) — protein sequence MGTHGEEKCASGQHTGGRVGDSKLGESDITLQADTETLSRINDKWVETSRKNMSSGRLDKTFSARGELSKFNKLNEWNLGSSIADDPILYNSNSSSTSSMENFLMRKRRHSGELERVKLSKVKGIDFFSVQDEYIPDLDYRAVVKSWESDDSTDKEESTSKRRDSRNEKSTALLNKLLQTRRESLPKTGISIDKNTLTRHSSAWSQSTDEESPTDMGGRSGFSLLNDQYNTQIQPSSNSTESPKGEDSILLSSSHAQVDPIPLPNLRELITPPSALEIERRVSYSSNRMNNSLRPAFNSLILKSSAPPRHSLKRRTPIPTSLPQSEASTSVSSSSFGQSQLNLLNQENNLIFSTEEILGVIKKLPENFLSLPYSQRKKETIRNLPEEKKDNYKGMMSLVKKFMLQKSKSNLSLANCRNNDTTDVKPVTHFDNRARHGSVASQYLSTFSPSVSSFISVDDKNSSLRSNAGSNSMGTSARPDEKGMMLFNHTLGKIIGFGAWGVIRECTDNHTDICRAIKIIKFKGSTQIKKQVFREINIWKEMNHENILPLLEYQLDNNYAMYCLTELVTGGTLYDTVLTWDDFSHTKISCTRRCRISTILSFQLIQCLRYLHGKTIVHGDIKLENCLINKMNSDDPAQWKLVLCDFGMSFFFKDLKPRNGKTDADSASHIGSLPYASPEILSDNYMTIKSDVWAFGVMLYTMLLGRLPFKHSMESKLKTLIESGRYDKELLRSACSETEYSDLRRIVTGCLEVDMDKRWSVSRVERTLLKLLEI from the coding sequence ATGGGTACACATGGCGAGGAAAAATGTGCTAGTGGCCAGCATACAGGTGGTAGAGTGGGTGACTCAAAACTTGGAGAGAGTGACATAACCTTGCAGGCGGATACAGAGACGCTTTCCCGTATAAACGACAAATGGGTGGAAACCAGCAGGAAGAATATGTCGAGCGGTCGTCTGGACAAGACTTTCTCTGCTCGTGGGGAACTGAGCAAGTTCAATAAGTTGAATGAGTGGAATCTCGGGAGCAGCATTGCCGACGACCCGATACTCTACAAttcaaacagcagcagtaccaGTTCGATGGAGAATTTTTTGATGAGAAAGAGACGACATTCTGGTGAGCTGGAAAGGGTAAAGCTTTCGAAAGTTAAGGGGATCGATTTCTTCTCGGTTCAAGATGAATATATTCCAGATCTCGATTACCGCGCAGTTGTGAAATCATGGGAGTCAGATGACTCCACCGATAAGGAGGAATCTACATCAAAGAGAAGGGATAGCCGAAACGAGAAATCAACTGCATTGCTCAACAAACTGCTACAGACAAGGCGGGAGTCGCTACCGAAAACAGGCATCAGCATCGATAAAAACACTTTGACTAGGCATTCTTCAGCCTGGAGTCAAAGCACTGATGAGGAAAGCCCAACTGATATGGGAGGGCGCTCAGGATTTTCGCTACTGAATGACCAATACAACACTCAAATACAGCCGTCTAGCAACAGCACAGAAAGCCCGAAGGGAGAAGATTCCATTCTTTTAAGCTCCTCTCACGCACAGGTGGACCCTATTCCACTTCCCAATCTCAGAGAATTAATAACTCCTCCTTCAGCTTTAGAGATTGAAAGAAGAGTTTCATATTCAAGCAACAGGATGAACAACAGTCTCCGACCAGCCTTCAACTCGTTGATTCTGAAATCATCTGCACCACCAAGGCACTcattgaaaaggagaacCCCTATTCCGACGTCCTTGCCCCAATCTGAGGCGTCTACATCCGtttcctcatcttcttttggacaATCGCAACTCAATCTTCTAAATCAAGAGAATAACTTAATATTTTCCACCGAGGAGATTCTCGGAGTAATAAAGAAACTGCcggaaaattttcttaGTCTACCGTATTCACAGAGGAAAAAGGAGACAATCAGGAACCTGCCagaggagaaaaaggaTAACTACAAAGGCATGATGTCCCTGGTCAAAAAATTCATGTTACAAAAATCCAAGAGCAATCTTTCACTAGCTAACTGTCGAAACAATGACACCACTGATGTCAAACCCGTGACACATTTTGACAATAGAGCAAGACACGGCTCAGTTGCATCGCAGTATCTTAGCACGTTTTCTCCATCGGTCAGCTCCTTTATTAGCGTTGATGACAAGAATTCATCATTAAGGAGCAACGCAGGTAGCAATTCAATGGGAACGTCTGCTAGACCGGACGAAAAGGGAATGATGTTATTCAACCATACATTAGGCAAGATTATCGGATTTGGTGCATGGGGTGTGATACGGGAGTGTACTGATAACCATACTGATATTTGCAGAGCTATCAAGATTATAAAGTTTAAGGGCAGCACTCAAATCAAGAAACAAGTATTCAGAGAAATCAACATTTGGAAAGAGATGAATCACGAGAATATTTTGCCGTTGCTGGAATATCAACTGGACAATAACTACGCCATGTATTGCCTTACGGAACTCGTTACAGGTGGTACACTTTACGACACGGTGTTGACCTGGGATGATTTCTCTCACACAAAAATTTCGTGCACCCGACGCTGTAGAATATCCACTATATTATCCTTCCAGCTGATACAGTGTCTAAGATACTTACACGGTAAAACCATTGTGCACGGTGATATCAAACTAGAAAATTGTCTGATAAACAAGATGAATAGTGACGACCCAGCCCAGTGGAAGCTCGTTCTTTGCGACTTTGGTATGagctttttcttcaaagacttgAAACCGCGGAATGGTAAAACCGACGCGGATAGTGCGTCGCATATTGGTTCATTACCTTACGCGTCCCCGGAAATTCTATCTGACAACTATATGACGATCAAATCTGACGTTTGGGCCTTTGGTGTAATGCTGTACACCATGCTTCTGGGAAGATTGCCTTTCAAACACTCCATGGAGtcgaaattgaaaacattGATAGAGAGTGGAAGGTATGACAAAGAACTGTTGAGGTCAGCTTGCTCGGAAACCGAGTACTCTGATTTGCGTCGTATAGTAACAGGTTGTTTGGAAGTCGATATGGACAAACGATGGAGCGTTTCCAGGGTTGAACGGACATTGCTGAAATTATTAGAGATTTGA
- the TPO5 gene encoding Tpo5p (similar to Saccharomyces cerevisiae TPO5 (YKL174C); ancestral locus Anc_1.173) produces the protein MREYNPLADIGTPSARAEEFFDNLHTIIHEDSDENEPEIVEHFKYEQELDKSLLSRSSIVGLGFGLMSPVLGMCTSMAIGLINGGPATIMWGFLISGICIWFCSLSLGEIVSKFPMEIHVGSAMLAPASLKLISSWYTGWLMLIGNWTMSTSITFAGAQLTISLILMNNNDLIKDPHLVLYTVIVFYLVVTIVGLINLKFARFIETINKVCVYWILYAVIFIDILLLIFHKGKYRSLKYALTHFDNSRSGYGNFVISFIIGFQQSNFTLQGFSMLPALADEVRVPEKDIPRGMSNAVLLSAFSGIISLLPIMIILPDMDTFIFYDGRVLPIVNIFTQSTDSVILSTLLVLLILGNLFFSGIGSITASSRSVYSFSRDHAIPGYDLWTFVKPESESKVPKNSILLSMLISYILGLLALFSTAAFNAFIGAAVLCLCSATCIPLVLVLFRRRRILKSAPVKIRYKLGWGINIFSICWLLLSMFSVCLPTRIPVTFKTMNYALVVYVVCLISITVLYFFWGKSNFRLPKADGQVAKYEMGSDVGGLSDEGGIQGAGFHTIGATISPEEDAPVYTVEPEEPKIVPFDVIRHDNNETVLLEDRNKIRTDNSSSVELSETDLQGTDDWGVPLSLTASPVGIGIYTKHGTQLDTIPPASHAEGSTGLNSDSKGLPHFLSTASPEETVFEQSESPVIIPDNPFDDGGTNNTSGSDDTRNGTS, from the coding sequence ATGAGAGAATATAATCCCTTGGCTGACATTGGGACGCCATCTGCACGGGCGGAGGAGTTTTTCGATAATCTACATACCATCATACACGAGGATTCAGATGAGAACGAGCCCGAAATTGTAGAGCATTTCAAGTATGAACAGGAGCTGGATAAGTCGCTGTTGTCGAGAAGCTCGATCGTGGGGCTTGGATTTGGTTTGATGAGTCCCGTGCTGGGCATGTGTACGTCAATGGCTATTGGGTTGATCAACGGCGGGCCGGCAACCATCATGTGGGGGTTTCTTATCAGTGGTATCTGCATTTGGTTCTGCTCACTGTCACTGGGAGAGATTGTATCGAAGTTTCCCATGGAGATTCATGTGGGCAGTGCAATGTTAGCCCCAGCTTCGTTGAAACTTATATCATCGTGGTACACAGGATGGCTAATGCTCATAGGTAACTGGACAATGAGCACGAGTATCACTTTTGCCGGTGCACAGCTTACGATATCGCTGATACTGATGAATAACAATGATCTAATAAAGGATCCACACTTGGTCCTCTATACAGTCATTGTATTTTACCTTGTGGTCACAATAGTTGGGTTGATAAATTTGAAGTTTGCTAGGTTTATTGAAACGATCAATAAAGTTTGTGTCTATTGGATCCTTTACGCGGTCATATTCATAGATATTCTGTTACTGATATTCCACAAGGGCAAGTACAGATCGTTGAAGTACGCACTGACACATTTTGACAACAGTCGCTCAGGATATGGGAATTTTGTTATATCTTTCATCATTGGGTTCCAACAGTCAAATTTCACGTTGCAAGGGTTCAGTATGTTGCCTGCATTGGCGGATGAAGTTAGAGTCCCTGAAAAGGATATCCCCCGTGGTATGTCGAACGCTGTGCTACTCTCTGCGTTCTCAGGAATAATTTCCTTACTTCCAATCATGATCATTTTGCCTGATATGGacacttttattttctacGATGGACGCGTTCTCCCCATCGTCAACATATTCACACAGTCAACAGATTCTGTCATCCTTTCAACGTTATTGGTACTTTTGATTCTAGGCaatttgtttttctctGGGATTGGCTCCATCACAGCATCGTCGCGGTCGGTGTACAGTTTTAGCCGTGACCATGCCATCCCAGGTTACGATCTATGGACATTTGTTAAACCAGAATCCGAATCAAAAGTCCCTAAAAATTCGATCCTGTTGAGTATGCTCATTTCATATATCCTGGGACTGTTGGCATTGTTTTCCACTGCCGCTTTCAATGCGTTTATTGGAGCCGCCGTCCTGTGTCTGTGCTCAGCAACTTGTATCCCGTTGGTTTTGGTTCTTTtcagaaggagaaggataCTGAAGTCAGCTCCCGTCAAAATAAGGTATAAGCTCGGTTGGGGGAtcaatatattttccatttGCTGGTTGCTACTGTCGATGTTTTCTGTTTGCCTCCCTACCAGAATCCCCGTCACGTTCAAGACGATGAACTATGCTCTTGTGGTGTACGTTGTCTGTTTGATCTCAATTACAGTGTTGTATTTCTTCTGGGGGAAGTCCAACTTCAGACTGCCCAAGGCAGATGGACAAGTTGCCAAGTACGAAATGGGATCTGATGTTGGGGGTTTGAGTGACGAAGGAGGCATTCAAGGAGCCGGTTTTCACACAATCGGGGCCACCATCAGCCCGGAAGAAGATGCGCCAGTCTATACGGTGGAACCTGAGGAACCAAAGATAGTTCCCTTTGACGTCATTCGTCACGACAATAACGAAACTGTGCTTTTGGAAGACAGGAACAAGATACGAACGGATAACTCAAGCAGTGTCGAACTTTCGGAAACTGATCTTCAGGGAACAGATGATTGGGGGGTGCCACTAAGTCTCACAGCGAGTCCCGTTGGGATTGGAATATACACGAAGCATGGGACCCAACTAGACACTATTCCACCCGCATCCCATGCAGAAGGCTCGACGGGGCTAAACAGTGACAGCAAAGGTTTACCACATTTTTTAAGCACTGCTTCACCCGAGGAGACAGTATTTGAACAGAGTGAATCGCCCGTCATAATTCCAGATAACCCATTTGACGACGGGGGCACGAATAATACATCTGGAAGCGATGACACTCGGAATGGAACCAGTTAA
- the EBP2 gene encoding Ebp2p (similar to Saccharomyces cerevisiae EBP2 (YKL172W); ancestral locus Anc_1.175), producing MAKGYKLKELLANEKTKEKYVKEQEEKKTQKKAELKKSEPVVISHDDLVGKKEAEKLEREQTIAEAAAPKETEEYKSKALSKKEQRKLKKQLKEQKISKTASAEEDEDEDEEDEEERGLDLEKLAQSGSESESESEDGDDDENEKSDEEDEEKEEIDVPLSDVEFDSDADVVPHHKLTINNTKAMKHALERVQLPWAKHSFQEHQAVTSSEDTDAQIKDIYDDTERELAFYKQSLDAVSQARVHLKRLHVPFLRPLDYFAEMVKSDEHMDKLKGKLVKEASEKKAHEDARKQRQLKKFGKQVQVATLQKRQLEKKETLEKIKSLKKKKQQNEINNDDFDVGVEEATEDTKDKRWSSYKASGKRAAKNSKYGQGGMKRFKRKNDADSSMDTSSFSNKKSKPMGRPGKSKRSRRH from the coding sequence ATGGCTAAGGGTTATAAGTTGAAAGAGCTTTTGGCTAATGAAAAAACCAAGGAGAAGTACGTGAAGGAgcaagaggaaaagaaaacgCAGAAGAAAGctgaattgaagaagagcgaGCCTGTAGTTATTTCCCACGATGATCTGGTCGGTAAAAAGGAGGCGGAGAAATTGGAAAGGGAGCAAACCATTGCAGAAGCTGCTGCCCCAAAGGAGACAGAGGAGTACAAAAGTAAAGCtttgtccaagaaggaacaaagaaagttaaagaaacaattgaaagaacagaaaatatccaaaaCTGCATctgctgaagaagacgaggacgaagatgaagaggatgaggaggaaagGGGTCTagatttggagaaactggcTCAAAGCGGTTCCGAATCCGAGTCTGAGTCTGAAGATggcgatgatgatgaaaacgagaaatccgatgaggaagatgaagaaaaggaggaaatcGATGTCCCATTATCTGATGTCGAATTTGACTCTGACGCGGACGTTGTGCCACACCATAAGTTGACCATAAATAACACCAAGGCAATGAAGCATGCCCTGGAACGTGTGCAATTGCCCTGGGCGAAGCACTCCTTCCAAGAGCACCAAGCGGTTACCTCTTCCGAAGACACCGATGCTCAAATCAAGGACATCTACGATGATACAGAGAGGGAGCTTGCCTTCTATAAGCAGTCGCTAGACGCTGTGTCGCAAGCCCGTGTTCACTTGAAGAGACTGCATGTGCCATTTTTGAGACCGTTGGACTATTTTGCCGAGATGGTCAAGAGTGACGAGCATATGGATAAATTGAAAGGCAAATTGGTGAAGGAGGCCAGTGAGAAGAAGGCGCACGAGGACGCGAGAAAGCAGAGACAACTGAAGAAGTTCGGGAAGCAAGTGCAAGTGGCCACTTTGCAAAAGAGACAGCtcgagaagaaggaaactttggagaagatcaagtcgttgaagaagaagaaacaacaaaacGAGATCAACAACGACGATTTCGACGTCGGTGTCGAGGAGGCCACAGAGGACACCAAGGACAAGAGATGGTCCTCTTACAAGGCGAGTGGTAAGCGAGCGGCTAAGAACTCGAAGTACGGCCAAGGTGGGATGAAGAGATTCAAGAGAAAGAACGACGCGGACTCATCGATGGACACTTCCAGCTTCTCGAACAAGAAATCGAAGCCAATGGGCAGACCAGGCAAGAGCAAACGCAGCAGAAGACATTGA
- the ERG20 gene encoding bifunctional (2E,6E)-farnesyl diphosphate synthase/dimethylallyltranstransferase (similar to Saccharomyces cerevisiae ERG20 (YJL167W); ancestral locus Anc_1.176) — protein sequence MIGTATPRDKFLAEFPSLVEELKSILTNYGMPAEAVSWYESSLQHNTPGGKLNRGLSVVDTYAILKGFSSIDELSTEEYKKLAILGWCIELLQAYFLVADDMMDQSITRRGQPCWYKMPNVGDIAINDAFMLEAAIYSLLKNHFKQEKYYVDLLELFHEVTLQTELGQLLDLITAPEDHIDLNKFSLAKHSFIVRFKTAYYSFYLPVALAMYVAGITDPKDLQQARDVLIPLGEYFQVQDDYLDNFGTPEQIGKIGTDIQDNKCSWLINKALEIVTPEQRKLLDENYGQKDATCEARVKKLYDELKLGDYYHAYEEQTAKDITALISKVDESRGFKKDVLTAFFKKVYKRSK from the coding sequence ATGATTGGAACTGCTACCCCAAGAGACAAATTTTTGGCTGAATTCCCAAGTTTGGTCGAGGAATTGAAATCCATTTTGACCAACTATGGTATGCCTGCGGAGGCTGTGTCATGGTACGAAAGCTCGTTGCAACACAATACGCCAGGTGGGAAACTGAACCGTGGGTTGTCTGTTGTGGATACTTATGCCATCCTGAAGGGGTTTTCGTCAATTGACGAACTTTCCACCGAGGAatacaagaaactggcGATTCTTGGGTGGTGTATCGAGCTGTTGCAAGCGTACTTCTTGGTTGCAGACGACATGATGGACCAGTCCATTACAAGAAGAGGCCAGCCTTGCTGGTATAAGATGCCCAACGTCGGGGATATCGCTATCAACGATGCGTTCATGCTAGAGGCAGCCATTTATTCCCTATTGAAGAACCACTTCAAACAAGAGAAGTACTACGTCGACTTGCTAGAGTTGTTCCACGAGGTTACTTTGCAGACGGAGTTGGGCCAATTGTTGGACTTGATCACCGCACCAGAGGACCACAtcgatttgaacaaattcTCGCTGGCCAAGCACTCGTTCATTGTGAGATTCAAGACCGCGTATTATTCGTTCTACCTGCCTGTTGCGCTGGCCATGTACGTTGCCGGCATCACGGACCCTAAAGACTTGCAACAAGCTCGAGACGTCTTGATCCCATTGGGCGAATACTTCCAGGTCCAGGATGACTACTTGGACAACTTTGGTACCCCAGAACAAATCGGAAAGATCGGTACCGATATCCAGGACAACAAGTGCTCCTGGTTGATTAACAAAGCGTTGGAGATTGTGACCCCTGAACAACGGAAACTGTTGGACGAGAACTACGGCCAAAAGGATGCCACATGCGAGGCCCGTGTCAAGAAACTGTACGACGAGCTGAAATTGGGCGACTACTACCACGCCTACGAAGAACAAACTGCAAAGGACATCACTGCATTGATATCCAAGGTAGACGAATCTCGCGgcttcaagaaggacgTGTTGACcgctttcttcaagaaagtcTACAAGAGAAGCAAATAA
- the MRPL38 gene encoding mitochondrial 54S ribosomal protein uL14m (similar to Saccharomyces cerevisiae MRPL38 (YKL170W); ancestral locus Anc_1.179), whose amino-acid sequence MIYLKTMLKVIDNSGAQLAECIKVLKKGSPMSSGGIGNKIVCVIQKAKPLSQNITGTVNTNRVKKGDIVHAVIVRTKQKNGYRKDGSNISFGDNACVLINKNTGEPLGTRIAVNDGVVGRELLDKGFKKICSLASKVV is encoded by the coding sequence ATGATATATTTAAAAACCATGCTGAAAGTTATAGATAACTCTGGTGCCCAATTAGCTGAATGCATCAAAGTATTGAAAAAGGGATCTCCAATGTCTTCCGGAGGCATAGGTAATAAGATCGTATGTGTGATACAGAAGGCGAAACCTTTGAGTCAGAATATTACCGGTACAGTAAACACCAATCGTGTCAAGAAGGGTGACATTGTTCATGCTGTTATTGTTCGTACAAAGCAGAAAAACGGGTACAGAAAGGATGGTTCTAACATTAGTTTTGGTGATAATGCTTGTGTTTTGATAAATAAGAATACCGGAGAGCCCTTGGGGACCAGAATAGCTGTAAACGATGGAGTTGTTGGAAGGGAATTGTTAGATAAGGGTTTTAAAAAGATATGTTCTCTGGCTAGCAAAGTCGTGTGA
- the SNU114 gene encoding U5 snRNP GTPase SNU114 (similar to Saccharomyces cerevisiae SNU114 (YKL173W); ancestral locus Anc_1.174): MDKEDLYDEFGNFIGDLNETVKTDLPTEEAQQSVLEDDEELELPFDDDDEEEDTTALVTKQYGTDVEVLVETENIQSFDEPLVKPQESNVSKPEHVLFTKGRRNIPKATLDRDYMLSLLQIPERIRNVAVIGPLHSGKTSLTDLFVYESHRRLNCVSKSVEQGWKQLKYMDALKQEIERGVSIKLNGFTFLAEDLNDKSLVVNLLDAPGHVNFMDEVAVSLDACDIAMICIDVVEGVTAVVEQLIKQCERRKMDIIFVINKIDRLILEFKISPHDCYLKLLHLVTKLNTFTKSRYSPELNNVAFASSLLGFSFTMAQFAKQHYIDKIAVSRRKQFTKALWTQYFESFVLEPIYKIVTHTLSTNDLDILVSKLKPIMPLPPKIPENFTDPLPLLKYVFQTFMGKRQLGIHSALQQCSSPTYLKSPNTIAHILKTLDYGGDEYCLVKIISGQLVTGSEIFVVDSDSDIIDDNADKEVAIDTVSILGGRYVLECERAYPGQIVLVKGISHQIEKSGTLFSSKQSLSDHHELFLPKIDYINIPSFKMVLEPLNSKDLPRLMDALNKINKYYPGVLIKIEESGENVIIGSGELYMDCLLYDLRINYAKMEIKISDPMTIFRESCASESFAAIPITMSNDKITISIGAEPLDLNFIKDVGQGKLDPALFEKESNVRELSKLLRKNYGWDSLAARNVWFFYNTNVFIDDTIPDETDRDLLNNFKEQIKQGFYWAVKEGPLCEENIFGVQFKLLSFTVNGSLDDADMVQTVGNQLIPMIRKACYIALLTAKPCLLEPVYQVDIVVNRELQIVVDELFAKRRGGRIYRTLPIGGTPFLEVRGQLPVIESFGFETDLRLATRGQAMCQLQFWNEIWRRVPGDVMNSDAVIPKLKPAPRESLSRDFVMKTRRRKGLSNDGFVSDTDGPSLSKYIDRGLFEQLQGNGLV, translated from the coding sequence ATGGATAAAGAGGATTTATACGATGAGTTTGGAAACTTTATTGGTGACTTGAACGAGACTGTAAAGACAGATTTACCCACAGAGGAAGCCCAACAAagtgttcttgaagatgatgaggaACTAGAGCTGCcgtttgatgatgatgacgaggaggaggacacAACTGCATTAGTCACAAAACAATATGGTACTGACGTAGAAGTACTGGTAGAAACGGAGAATATTCAGTCTTTTGACGAGCCACTTGTAAAGCCGCAAGAATCGAATGTATCCAAACCCGAACATGTTCTATTTACAAAGGGAAGGAGAAATATACCCAAGGCAACTCTTGATAGAGATTATATGCTATCATTATTACAGATACCAGAAAGGATAAGGAATGTGGCGGTTATCGGACCTTTACATTCCGGGAAAACTTCGTTAACAGACTTGTTTGTATACGAATCTCATAGGCGATTGAACTGTGTTAGCAAATCCGTGGAGCAAGGTTGGAAGCAGCTGAAATATATGGATGCCCTTAAGCAAGAGATAGAAAGAGGTGTGTCCATTAAGTTGAATGGGTTCACGTTTTTAGCAGAGGACTTGAATGATAAATCGTTAGTAGTAAATTTACTGGATGCACCAGGCCACGTCAACTTTATGGACGAAGTCGCAGTGTCGTTGGATGCGTGTGATATTGCAATGATATGCATTGATGTTGTCGAGGGTGTAACTGCAGTTGTTGAACAATTGATTAAACAGTGTgaaagaaggaaaatgGACATTATATTCGTGATCAATAAAATCGATAGGTTGATACTAGAGTTCAAAATATCACCACATGATTGCTATCTGAAACTATTGCATCTGGTAACTAAGCTTAACACGTTTACAAAGTCAAGGTACTCTCCAGAACTGAATAACGTCGCATTTGCAAGCAGTTTACTTGGGTTTTCCTTTACCATGGCCCAATTTGCAAAGCAACACTACATTGACAAAATAGCCGTATCAAGACGAAAGCAGTTTACAAAAGCATTATGGACACAATACTTCGAATCATTTGTACTGGAACCGATCTACAAAATCGTAACTCATACGCTATCCACCAACGATCTTGACATACTGGTTTCTAAACTTAAACCGATAATGCCACTGCCCCCCAAAATCCCAGAGAACTTTACTGATCCATTACCGTTGCTGAAGTACGTTTTCCAAACCTTTATGGGGAAAAGACAGCTCGGGATACATTCGGCCTTACAACAGTGCAGTTCTCCCACATATTTGAAATCTCCAAATACGATCGCCCACATATTGAAAACTCTGGATTATGGAGGAGACGAATATTGTCTTGTTAAAATAATCTCTGGTCAACTTGTCACAGGCTCTGAAATATTTGTCGTTGATTCAGATTCAGACATAATAGATGACAATGCGGACAAAGAAGTAGCTATTGACACAGTTTCTATTTTGGGTGGTAGATACGTGCTGGAATGTGAAAGGGCGTACCCTGGTCAGATTGTTTTAGTAAAAGGTATATCCCATCAAATCGAGAAGTCGGGTACCctattttcttcaaagcaatCTTTGTCCGACCACCATGAGCTGTTCTTACCGAAAATTGACTACATAAATATtcccagtttcaaaatggtaCTGGAACCGTTGAATTCAAAGGATCTCCCTCGCTTAATGGATGCTTTGAATAAGATCAACAAGTACTACCCTGGTGTGTTGATTAAGATAGAGGAATCAGGTGAGAACGTTATCATTGGTTCTGGCGAACTGTACATGGATTGCCTACTATATGATCTCCGGATCAATTATGCAAAGATGGAAATCAAAATATCTGATCCAATGACTATCTTTCGTGAAAGTTGTGCCAGTGAATCATTTGCTGCAATCCCCATTACCATGTCAAATGATAAAATCACAATAAGTATTGGCGCTGAACCGTTGGATCTAAATTTTATCAAAGATGTTGGTCAAGGTAAATTGGATCCCGCATTATTCGAGAAGGAATCAAACGTAAGGGAACTATCTAAATTATTGAGGAAAAATTACGGATGGGATTCTTTAGCTGCACGGAACGTTTGGTTTTTTTACAACACAAATGTTTTTATAGATGACACTATACCAGACGAAACAGACCGCGACTTattgaacaacttcaaagaacaaattaAGCAAGGTTTTTACTGGGCGGTGAAGGAAGGCCCCCTATGCGaggaaaatatatttgGTGTTCAGTTTAAGCTACTCAGCTTCACCGTCAATGGTTCGCTGGACGATGCAGACATGGTACAAACAGTTGGTAATCAACTAATCCCAATGATCAGAAAGGCCTGTTACATTGCCCTTCTGACAGCGAAACCATGTCTCCTGGAACCAGTCTACCAAGTTGATATTGTAGTCAACAGAGAGCTGCAGATTGTGGTTGACGAACTATTCGCTAAAAGAAGGGGTGGTAGAATATACCGTACTCTGCCCATCGGGGGAACCCCATTCTTGGAGGTTAGAGGCCAACTACCAGTGATCGAGTCCTTCGGATTCGAAACAGATCTAAGATTGGCTACGCGGGGTCAAGCAATGTGCCAGTTACAATTCTGGAACGAAATTTGGAGGCGTGTACCTGGGGACGTGATGAATAGTGATGCGGTGATCCCGAAGTTGAAGCCCGCGCCTAGGGAGTCCTTAAGTCGTGATTTTGTTATGAAGACGAGGCGCAGAAAGGGTCTATCGAATGACGGATTTGTATCCGACACAGACGGGCCTAGTTTGTCCAAGTACATTGATCGCGGGCTGTTTGAACAGCTACAAGGCAACGGTCTGGTATAA